The following are encoded together in the Cuculus canorus isolate bCucCan1 chromosome 31, bCucCan1.pri, whole genome shotgun sequence genome:
- the LOC128849624 gene encoding epithelial discoidin domain-containing receptor 1-like isoform X3, translating into MGVLPLLLLAVGTRAMDGRLDLGRCRFALGMEDGSIPDSRISASSAWSDSTAAHHGRLGRSDGDGAWCPAGPVFPEEEEFLEVDLGRLHLVTLVGTQGRHAGGHGREFAHGYRLRYSRDQRRWLRWRDRWGTEIIGGNEDPQGVVLKDLSPPVVARALRVYPRAPRAMSVCLRLELYGCPWDVGLLSYTAPRGQVMVLDTGPVVLNDSTYDGSSVGPRPFGGLGQLVDGVLGLDDFLRSRERRLWSGYDYVGWRRPPGPQPHVELEFEFEKLRRLHAMSIAALCRRAASTPSRRWSVASSRAWPDLGRSPPRRPTAPWAPPPAPAGSPSPSGGAALASSSAASSSPPSGCSSVRSPSTQRWWRRPRGPAGGPPLPPPRPQWAPRASPTTAPRPPRSHPAPPPQPPPQPPPQPPPSAAPPPSWRALWGPSSSSWWGSSSSSSGGTAGRAPWERAAVGGRRSCAFSSRFRVTPSSSTTQRRRLGALLVTSGSPRAPEATGSQRGRGQRCPPRRRGLLRRIPRRIGSSSPPTPDPGGAPPDSPRRGPSASTPTGLTLRPMSPEAPPMPSLAPPPRPPPPSPPSPAAACASARSWGRGSSERCCCVRCRSRRRCPPPRAPPRCLRGGRCSWPSKCCAPTPPRTPDGISCRRRGRWGGCGTPTSCGCWGCARARGPSASSPSTWSTGTSTSSWGGPAETTSAFGRCCTWAPRSPRGCVSCPG; encoded by the exons ATGGGGGTTctgcccctcctcctcctggcgGTGGGGACGCGAGCGATGGACGGACGCCTCGACCTGG gCCGGTGCCGCTTCGCTCTGGGGATGGAGGACGGTTCCATCCCCGACAGCCGCATCTCGGCCTCCAGCGCTTGGTCCGACTCCACCGCCGCCCACCACGGCCG GCTGGGCCGCAGCGATGGCGACGGCGCGTGGTGTCCCGCGGGCCCCGTCTTtccggaggaggaggagttcTTGGAGGTGGATCTGGGACGGCTTCACCTGGTGACGCTGGTGGGGACGCAGGGCCGCCACGCCGGTGGCCACGGCCGCGAGTTCGCCCACGGCTACCGCCTGCGCTACAGCCGCGACCAACGCCGGTGGCTGCGCTGGAGGGACCGCTGGGGCACTGAG ATCATCGGTGGCAACGAGGACCCTCAGGGGGTGGTCCTGAAGGATCTGTCTCCGCCGGTGGTGGCCCGAGCGCTGCGTGTCTACCCTCGCGCCCCGCGAGCCATGAGCGTCTGCCTCCGCCTGGAGCTCTACGGCTGCCCCTGGGACG TTGGGCTCCTGTCCTACACGGCGCCGCGGGGACAGGTGATGGTCCTCGACACGGGACCTGTTGTCCTCAACGACTCCACCTACGATGGATCCAGCGTTGGCCC ACGGCCCtttgggggtttggggcagTTGGTGGACGGCGTTTTGGGTCTCGATGACTTCCTGAGGAGCCGCGAGCGCCGCCTTTGGTCGGGTTACGACTACGTCGGATGGCGTCGACCGCCGGGACCTCAACCCCACGTGGAACTGGAGTTCGAGTTTGAGAAGCTGCGGAGGCTCCACGCCAT GTCCATTGCAGCGTTGTGCCGACGCGCAGCGTCGACGCCTTCACGGCGGTGGAGTGTCGCTTCAAGCAGAGCTTGGCCAGACCTTGGGAGGAGCCCTCCTCGACGTCCCACAGCCCCATGGGCGCCACCGCCGGCGCCCGCTGGGTCACCGTCGCCCTCGGGGGGCGCCGCGCTCGCTTCCTCCAGTGCCGCTTCTTCTTCGCCGCCGAGTGGATGCTCTTCAGTGAGGTCACCTTCCACTCAG AGGTGGTGGCGGAGGCCCCGCGGCCCAGCGGGGGGTCCCCCGTTGCCCCCCCCGAGGCCTCAGTGGGCGCCGCGGGCATCGCCGACGACAGCGCCGCGGCCGCCGCGCTCCCACCCCGCG CCACCGCCGCAGCCACCGCCGCAGCCACCGCCGCAGCCACCGCCGAGCGCGGCGCCGCCGCCGTCCTGGAGGGCTCTCTGGGGgccctcatcctcctcctggTGGGGATCATCGTCCTCATCCTCTGGGGGCACCGCTGGAAGAGCGCCCtgggaaagg GCCGCCGTCGGTGGGAGGAGGAGCTGCGCGTTCAGCTCTCGGTTCCGGGTGACACCGTCGTCATCAACAACGCAACGGCGCCGTCTCGGGGCCCTCCTCGTTACGAGCGGATCCCCCCGAGCCCCGGAGGCTACCGGGAGCCAACGAGGCCGTGGGCAACGCTGCCCCCCGCGCCGCCGGGGCCTG CTCCGTCGGATACCGCGGCGTATCGGCTCCTCCTCACCACCTACGCCCGACCCAGGGGGGGCCCCACCCGACAGCCCCCGGCGGGGACCAAGCGCCTCAACACCGACG gGGCTTACGCTGAGGCCGATGTCACCGGAGGCTCCGCCTATGCCCtcgctggccccgcccccgcgccctccccccccctccccgccttcCCCCGCGGCCGCCTGCGCTTCCGCCAGAAGCTGGGGGAGGGGCAGTTCGGAGAG GTGCTGCTGTGTGAGGTGCAGGAGCCGCAGGCGCTGCCCCCCCCCTCGCGCCCCCCCGCGCTGCCTCCGGGGCGGCCGCTGCTCGTGGCCGTCAAAGTGCTGCGCCCCAACGCCACCAAGAACGCCAG ACGGGATTTCCTGCAGGAGGCGCGGACGCTGGGGCGGCTGCGGGACCCCAACATCGTGCGGCTGCTGGGGGTGTGCGCGGGCGCGGGGCCCCTCTGCATCATCACCGAGTACATGGAGCACGGGGACCTCCACCAGTTCCTGGGGGGGCCCAGCGGAGACAACCTCAG CCTTCGGACGCTGCTGCACGTGGGCGCCCAGATCGCCTCGGGGATGCGTTTCTTGTCCGGGTTGA
- the LOC128849624 gene encoding epithelial discoidin domain-containing receptor 1-like isoform X4, producing the protein MGVLPLLLLAVGTRAMDGRLDLGRCRFALGMEDGSIPDSRISASSAWSDSTAAHHGRLGRSDGDGAWCPAGPVFPEEEEFLEVDLGRLHLVTLVGTQGRHAGGHGREFAHGYRLRYSRDQRRWLRWRDRWGTEIIGGNEDPQGVVLKDLSPPVVARALRVYPRAPRAMSVCLRLELYGCPWDVGLLSYTAPRGQVMVLDTGPVVLNDSTYDGSSVGPRPFGGLGQLVDGVLGLDDFLRSRERRLWSGYDYVGWRRPPGPQPHVELEFEFEKLRRLHAMSIAALCRRAASTPSRRWSVASSRAWPDLGRSPPRRPTAPWAPPPAPAGSPSPSGGAALASSSAASSSPPSGCSSVRSPSTQRWWRRPRGPAGGPPLPPPRPQWAPRASPTTAPRPPRSHPAPPPQPPPQPPPSAAPPPSWRALWGPSSSSWWGSSSSSSGGTAGRAPWERAAVGGRRSCAFSSRFRVTPSSSTTQRRRLGALLVTSGSPRAPEATGSQRGRGQRCPPRRRGLLRRIPRRIGSSSPPTPDPGGAPPDSPRRGPSASTPTGLTLRPMSPEAPPMPSLAPPPRPPPPSPPSPAAACASARSWGRGSSERCCCVRCRSRRRCPPPRAPPRCLRGGRCSWPSKCCAPTPPRTPDGISCRRRGRWGGCGTPTSCGCWGCARARGPSASSPSTWSTGTSTSSWGGPAETTSAFGRCCTWAPRSPRGCVSCPG; encoded by the exons ATGGGGGTTctgcccctcctcctcctggcgGTGGGGACGCGAGCGATGGACGGACGCCTCGACCTGG gCCGGTGCCGCTTCGCTCTGGGGATGGAGGACGGTTCCATCCCCGACAGCCGCATCTCGGCCTCCAGCGCTTGGTCCGACTCCACCGCCGCCCACCACGGCCG GCTGGGCCGCAGCGATGGCGACGGCGCGTGGTGTCCCGCGGGCCCCGTCTTtccggaggaggaggagttcTTGGAGGTGGATCTGGGACGGCTTCACCTGGTGACGCTGGTGGGGACGCAGGGCCGCCACGCCGGTGGCCACGGCCGCGAGTTCGCCCACGGCTACCGCCTGCGCTACAGCCGCGACCAACGCCGGTGGCTGCGCTGGAGGGACCGCTGGGGCACTGAG ATCATCGGTGGCAACGAGGACCCTCAGGGGGTGGTCCTGAAGGATCTGTCTCCGCCGGTGGTGGCCCGAGCGCTGCGTGTCTACCCTCGCGCCCCGCGAGCCATGAGCGTCTGCCTCCGCCTGGAGCTCTACGGCTGCCCCTGGGACG TTGGGCTCCTGTCCTACACGGCGCCGCGGGGACAGGTGATGGTCCTCGACACGGGACCTGTTGTCCTCAACGACTCCACCTACGATGGATCCAGCGTTGGCCC ACGGCCCtttgggggtttggggcagTTGGTGGACGGCGTTTTGGGTCTCGATGACTTCCTGAGGAGCCGCGAGCGCCGCCTTTGGTCGGGTTACGACTACGTCGGATGGCGTCGACCGCCGGGACCTCAACCCCACGTGGAACTGGAGTTCGAGTTTGAGAAGCTGCGGAGGCTCCACGCCAT GTCCATTGCAGCGTTGTGCCGACGCGCAGCGTCGACGCCTTCACGGCGGTGGAGTGTCGCTTCAAGCAGAGCTTGGCCAGACCTTGGGAGGAGCCCTCCTCGACGTCCCACAGCCCCATGGGCGCCACCGCCGGCGCCCGCTGGGTCACCGTCGCCCTCGGGGGGCGCCGCGCTCGCTTCCTCCAGTGCCGCTTCTTCTTCGCCGCCGAGTGGATGCTCTTCAGTGAGGTCACCTTCCACTCAG AGGTGGTGGCGGAGGCCCCGCGGCCCAGCGGGGGGTCCCCCGTTGCCCCCCCCGAGGCCTCAGTGGGCGCCGCGGGCATCGCCGACGACAGCGCCGCGGCCGCCGCGCTCCCACCCCGCG CCACCGCCGCAGCCACCGCCGCAGCCACCGCCGAGCGCGGCGCCGCCGCCGTCCTGGAGGGCTCTCTGGGGgccctcatcctcctcctggTGGGGATCATCGTCCTCATCCTCTGGGGGCACCGCTGGAAGAGCGCCCtgggaaagg GCCGCCGTCGGTGGGAGGAGGAGCTGCGCGTTCAGCTCTCGGTTCCGGGTGACACCGTCGTCATCAACAACGCAACGGCGCCGTCTCGGGGCCCTCCTCGTTACGAGCGGATCCCCCCGAGCCCCGGAGGCTACCGGGAGCCAACGAGGCCGTGGGCAACGCTGCCCCCCGCGCCGCCGGGGCCTG CTCCGTCGGATACCGCGGCGTATCGGCTCCTCCTCACCACCTACGCCCGACCCAGGGGGGGCCCCACCCGACAGCCCCCGGCGGGGACCAAGCGCCTCAACACCGACG gGGCTTACGCTGAGGCCGATGTCACCGGAGGCTCCGCCTATGCCCtcgctggccccgcccccgcgccctccccccccctccccgccttcCCCCGCGGCCGCCTGCGCTTCCGCCAGAAGCTGGGGGAGGGGCAGTTCGGAGAG GTGCTGCTGTGTGAGGTGCAGGAGCCGCAGGCGCTGCCCCCCCCCTCGCGCCCCCCCGCGCTGCCTCCGGGGCGGCCGCTGCTCGTGGCCGTCAAAGTGCTGCGCCCCAACGCCACCAAGAACGCCAG ACGGGATTTCCTGCAGGAGGCGCGGACGCTGGGGCGGCTGCGGGACCCCAACATCGTGCGGCTGCTGGGGGTGTGCGCGGGCGCGGGGCCCCTCTGCATCATCACCGAGTACATGGAGCACGGGGACCTCCACCAGTTCCTGGGGGGGCCCAGCGGAGACAACCTCAG CCTTCGGACGCTGCTGCACGTGGGCGCCCAGATCGCCTCGGGGATGCGTTTCTTGTCCGGGTTGA
- the LOC128849624 gene encoding epithelial discoidin domain-containing receptor 1-like isoform X2 yields the protein MGVLPLLLLAVGTRAMDGRLDLGRCRFALGMEDGSIPDSRISASSAWSDSTAAHHGRLGRSDGDGAWCPAGPVFPEEEEFLEVDLGRLHLVTLVGTQGRHAGGHGREFAHGYRLRYSRDQRRWLRWRDRWGTEIIGGNEDPQGVVLKDLSPPVVARALRVYPRAPRAMSVCLRLELYGCPWDVGLLSYTAPRGQVMVLDTGPVVLNDSTYDGSSVGPRPFGGLGQLVDGVLGLDDFLRSRERRLWSGYDYVGWRRPPGPQPHVELEFEFEKLRRLHAMQVHCSVVPTRSVDAFTAVECRFKQSLARPWEEPSSTSHSPMGATAGARWVTVALGGRRARFLQCRFFFAAEWMLFSEVTFHSEVVAEAPRPSGGSPVAPPEASVGAAGIADDSAAAAALPPRATAAATAAATAERGAAAVLEGSLGALILLLVGIIVLILWGHRWKSALGKGRRRWEEELRVQLSVPGDTVVINNATAPSRGPPRYERIPPSPGGYREPTRPWATLPPAPPGPAPSDTAAYRLLLTTYARPRGGPTRQPPAGTKRLNTDGAYAEADVTGGSAYALAGPAPAPSPPLPAFPRGRLRFRQKLGEGQFGEVLLCEVQEPQALPPPSRPPALPPGRPLLVAVKVLRPNATKNARRDFLQEARTLGRLRDPNIVRLLGVCAGAGPLCIITEYMEHGDLHQFLGGPSGDNLSLRTLLHVGAQIASGMRFLSGLNFVHRDLATRNCLVGEGFTVKVADFGMSRHLYGSHYYRVRGRALLPIRWMAWECILMGTFTPASDAWAFGVTLWEVLTRCREQPYGRLSDEQVIANAGHHFRAQGRQEYLPCPPSCPPALHEVMLRCWARDADDRPTFGLLHRLLRHQAGLA from the exons ATGGGGGTTctgcccctcctcctcctggcgGTGGGGACGCGAGCGATGGACGGACGCCTCGACCTGG gCCGGTGCCGCTTCGCTCTGGGGATGGAGGACGGTTCCATCCCCGACAGCCGCATCTCGGCCTCCAGCGCTTGGTCCGACTCCACCGCCGCCCACCACGGCCG GCTGGGCCGCAGCGATGGCGACGGCGCGTGGTGTCCCGCGGGCCCCGTCTTtccggaggaggaggagttcTTGGAGGTGGATCTGGGACGGCTTCACCTGGTGACGCTGGTGGGGACGCAGGGCCGCCACGCCGGTGGCCACGGCCGCGAGTTCGCCCACGGCTACCGCCTGCGCTACAGCCGCGACCAACGCCGGTGGCTGCGCTGGAGGGACCGCTGGGGCACTGAG ATCATCGGTGGCAACGAGGACCCTCAGGGGGTGGTCCTGAAGGATCTGTCTCCGCCGGTGGTGGCCCGAGCGCTGCGTGTCTACCCTCGCGCCCCGCGAGCCATGAGCGTCTGCCTCCGCCTGGAGCTCTACGGCTGCCCCTGGGACG TTGGGCTCCTGTCCTACACGGCGCCGCGGGGACAGGTGATGGTCCTCGACACGGGACCTGTTGTCCTCAACGACTCCACCTACGATGGATCCAGCGTTGGCCC ACGGCCCtttgggggtttggggcagTTGGTGGACGGCGTTTTGGGTCTCGATGACTTCCTGAGGAGCCGCGAGCGCCGCCTTTGGTCGGGTTACGACTACGTCGGATGGCGTCGACCGCCGGGACCTCAACCCCACGTGGAACTGGAGTTCGAGTTTGAGAAGCTGCGGAGGCTCCACGCCATGCAG GTCCATTGCAGCGTTGTGCCGACGCGCAGCGTCGACGCCTTCACGGCGGTGGAGTGTCGCTTCAAGCAGAGCTTGGCCAGACCTTGGGAGGAGCCCTCCTCGACGTCCCACAGCCCCATGGGCGCCACCGCCGGCGCCCGCTGGGTCACCGTCGCCCTCGGGGGGCGCCGCGCTCGCTTCCTCCAGTGCCGCTTCTTCTTCGCCGCCGAGTGGATGCTCTTCAGTGAGGTCACCTTCCACTCAG AGGTGGTGGCGGAGGCCCCGCGGCCCAGCGGGGGGTCCCCCGTTGCCCCCCCCGAGGCCTCAGTGGGCGCCGCGGGCATCGCCGACGACAGCGCCGCGGCCGCCGCGCTCCCACCCCGCG CCACCGCCGCAGCCACCGCCGCAGCCACCGCCGAGCGCGGCGCCGCCGCCGTCCTGGAGGGCTCTCTGGGGgccctcatcctcctcctggTGGGGATCATCGTCCTCATCCTCTGGGGGCACCGCTGGAAGAGCGCCCtgggaaagg GCCGCCGTCGGTGGGAGGAGGAGCTGCGCGTTCAGCTCTCGGTTCCGGGTGACACCGTCGTCATCAACAACGCAACGGCGCCGTCTCGGGGCCCTCCTCGTTACGAGCGGATCCCCCCGAGCCCCGGAGGCTACCGGGAGCCAACGAGGCCGTGGGCAACGCTGCCCCCCGCGCCGCCGGGGCCTG CTCCGTCGGATACCGCGGCGTATCGGCTCCTCCTCACCACCTACGCCCGACCCAGGGGGGGCCCCACCCGACAGCCCCCGGCGGGGACCAAGCGCCTCAACACCGACG gGGCTTACGCTGAGGCCGATGTCACCGGAGGCTCCGCCTATGCCCtcgctggccccgcccccgcgccctccccccccctccccgccttcCCCCGCGGCCGCCTGCGCTTCCGCCAGAAGCTGGGGGAGGGGCAGTTCGGAGAG GTGCTGCTGTGTGAGGTGCAGGAGCCGCAGGCGCTGCCCCCCCCCTCGCGCCCCCCCGCGCTGCCTCCGGGGCGGCCGCTGCTCGTGGCCGTCAAAGTGCTGCGCCCCAACGCCACCAAGAACGCCAG ACGGGATTTCCTGCAGGAGGCGCGGACGCTGGGGCGGCTGCGGGACCCCAACATCGTGCGGCTGCTGGGGGTGTGCGCGGGCGCGGGGCCCCTCTGCATCATCACCGAGTACATGGAGCACGGGGACCTCCACCAGTTCCTGGGGGGGCCCAGCGGAGACAACCTCAG CCTTCGGACGCTGCTGCACGTGGGCGCCCAGATCGCCTCGGGGATGCGTTTCTTGTCCGGGTTGAACTTCGTCCACCGCGACTTAGCGACGCGGAACTGCCTGGTGGGCGAGGGCTTCACCGTCAAGGTGGCCGACTTCGGCATGAGCCGCCACCTCTACGGTAGCCACTACTACCGGGTGCGCGGGCGAGCCCTGCTGCCCATCCGCTGGATGGCCTGGGAGTGCATCCTCATG GGCACCTTCACGCCCGCCAGCGACGCCTGGGCCTTCGGGGTGACGCTGTGGGAGGTGCTGACGCGGTGCCGCGAGCAGCCCTACGGCCGCCTCAGCGACGAGCAGGTCATCGCCAACGCCGGGCACCACTTCCGAGCCCAGGGACGCcag gAGTACCTGCCGTGCCCCCCGAGCTGCCCCCCCGCCCTCCACGAGGTGATGCTTCGGTGTTGGGCGCGCGACGCCGACGACCGACCGACCTTCGGCCTCCTGCACCGCCTGCTGCGCCACCAGGCCGGCCTCGCCTGA
- the IER3 gene encoding radiation-inducible immediate-early gene IEX-1: MTMTVTMAAAAATTCSGRGWGRSEGFPGGVTPSPPRYFTFETPAAPSSNPRPRRRLRRVLYPPAVRRPLPAEEPNVAKRLLVLLLAVVSAQVYNTPEEGTPEVAVTAVVTPETPKATLEAPPMTPVTPTLPAVTSRHGALLRTAGTPPGTTWTPNGTLVRTPAAPMGASCPRLLLSPTLQPHNSTAAH; the protein is encoded by the exons ATGACGATGACGGTGacgatggcggcggcggcggcaaCGACGTGTTCCGGCCGGGGTTGGGGCCGTTCTGAGGGCTTTCCCGGTGGCGTCACCCCTTCCCCACCCCGGTATTTCACTTTCGAAACCCCCGCGGCGCCCAGCAGCaacccccggccccgccgccgccttCGCCGGGTGCTCTACCCGCCCGCC GTGCGGCGCCCGCTCCCGGCCGAGGAACCGAACGTGGCCAAGCGGCTCCTGGTGCTGCTTTTGGCTGTGGTGAGCGCCCAAGTGTACAACACGCCTGAAGAGGGGACGCCTGAGGTGGCTGTCACAGCTGTGGTGACACCGGAGACCCCCAAAGCAACTCTGGAGGCTCCCCCGATGACGCCAGTGACCCCCACTCTTCCTGCGGTGACATCCAGACACGGAGCGCTTCTCAGGACTGCTGGGACACCCCCAGGGACAACTTGGACACCCAATGGGACTCTGGTGAGGACGCcggcagcacccatgggtgcctcCTGCCCCCGTCTGCTGCTGTCACCCACTCTTCAACCCCACAACTCCACGGCTGCTCACTGA
- the LOC128849624 gene encoding epithelial discoidin domain-containing receptor 1-like isoform X1, translated as MGVLPLLLLAVGTRAMDGRLDLGRCRFALGMEDGSIPDSRISASSAWSDSTAAHHGRLGRSDGDGAWCPAGPVFPEEEEFLEVDLGRLHLVTLVGTQGRHAGGHGREFAHGYRLRYSRDQRRWLRWRDRWGTEIIGGNEDPQGVVLKDLSPPVVARALRVYPRAPRAMSVCLRLELYGCPWDVGLLSYTAPRGQVMVLDTGPVVLNDSTYDGSSVGPRPFGGLGQLVDGVLGLDDFLRSRERRLWSGYDYVGWRRPPGPQPHVELEFEFEKLRRLHAMQVHCSVVPTRSVDAFTAVECRFKQSLARPWEEPSSTSHSPMGATAGARWVTVALGGRRARFLQCRFFFAAEWMLFSEVTFHSEVVAEAPRPSGGSPVAPPEASVGAAGIADDSAAAAALPPRATAAATAAATAAATAERGAAAVLEGSLGALILLLVGIIVLILWGHRWKSALGKGRRRWEEELRVQLSVPGDTVVINNATAPSRGPPRYERIPPSPGGYREPTRPWATLPPAPPGPAPSDTAAYRLLLTTYARPRGGPTRQPPAGTKRLNTDGAYAEADVTGGSAYALAGPAPAPSPPLPAFPRGRLRFRQKLGEGQFGEVLLCEVQEPQALPPPSRPPALPPGRPLLVAVKVLRPNATKNARRDFLQEARTLGRLRDPNIVRLLGVCAGAGPLCIITEYMEHGDLHQFLGGPSGDNLSLRTLLHVGAQIASGMRFLSGLNFVHRDLATRNCLVGEGFTVKVADFGMSRHLYGSHYYRVRGRALLPIRWMAWECILMGTFTPASDAWAFGVTLWEVLTRCREQPYGRLSDEQVIANAGHHFRAQGRQEYLPCPPSCPPALHEVMLRCWARDADDRPTFGLLHRLLRHQAGLA; from the exons ATGGGGGTTctgcccctcctcctcctggcgGTGGGGACGCGAGCGATGGACGGACGCCTCGACCTGG gCCGGTGCCGCTTCGCTCTGGGGATGGAGGACGGTTCCATCCCCGACAGCCGCATCTCGGCCTCCAGCGCTTGGTCCGACTCCACCGCCGCCCACCACGGCCG GCTGGGCCGCAGCGATGGCGACGGCGCGTGGTGTCCCGCGGGCCCCGTCTTtccggaggaggaggagttcTTGGAGGTGGATCTGGGACGGCTTCACCTGGTGACGCTGGTGGGGACGCAGGGCCGCCACGCCGGTGGCCACGGCCGCGAGTTCGCCCACGGCTACCGCCTGCGCTACAGCCGCGACCAACGCCGGTGGCTGCGCTGGAGGGACCGCTGGGGCACTGAG ATCATCGGTGGCAACGAGGACCCTCAGGGGGTGGTCCTGAAGGATCTGTCTCCGCCGGTGGTGGCCCGAGCGCTGCGTGTCTACCCTCGCGCCCCGCGAGCCATGAGCGTCTGCCTCCGCCTGGAGCTCTACGGCTGCCCCTGGGACG TTGGGCTCCTGTCCTACACGGCGCCGCGGGGACAGGTGATGGTCCTCGACACGGGACCTGTTGTCCTCAACGACTCCACCTACGATGGATCCAGCGTTGGCCC ACGGCCCtttgggggtttggggcagTTGGTGGACGGCGTTTTGGGTCTCGATGACTTCCTGAGGAGCCGCGAGCGCCGCCTTTGGTCGGGTTACGACTACGTCGGATGGCGTCGACCGCCGGGACCTCAACCCCACGTGGAACTGGAGTTCGAGTTTGAGAAGCTGCGGAGGCTCCACGCCATGCAG GTCCATTGCAGCGTTGTGCCGACGCGCAGCGTCGACGCCTTCACGGCGGTGGAGTGTCGCTTCAAGCAGAGCTTGGCCAGACCTTGGGAGGAGCCCTCCTCGACGTCCCACAGCCCCATGGGCGCCACCGCCGGCGCCCGCTGGGTCACCGTCGCCCTCGGGGGGCGCCGCGCTCGCTTCCTCCAGTGCCGCTTCTTCTTCGCCGCCGAGTGGATGCTCTTCAGTGAGGTCACCTTCCACTCAG AGGTGGTGGCGGAGGCCCCGCGGCCCAGCGGGGGGTCCCCCGTTGCCCCCCCCGAGGCCTCAGTGGGCGCCGCGGGCATCGCCGACGACAGCGCCGCGGCCGCCGCGCTCCCACCCCGCG CCACCGCCGCAGCCACCGCCGCAGCCACCGCCGCAGCCACCGCCGAGCGCGGCGCCGCCGCCGTCCTGGAGGGCTCTCTGGGGgccctcatcctcctcctggTGGGGATCATCGTCCTCATCCTCTGGGGGCACCGCTGGAAGAGCGCCCtgggaaagg GCCGCCGTCGGTGGGAGGAGGAGCTGCGCGTTCAGCTCTCGGTTCCGGGTGACACCGTCGTCATCAACAACGCAACGGCGCCGTCTCGGGGCCCTCCTCGTTACGAGCGGATCCCCCCGAGCCCCGGAGGCTACCGGGAGCCAACGAGGCCGTGGGCAACGCTGCCCCCCGCGCCGCCGGGGCCTG CTCCGTCGGATACCGCGGCGTATCGGCTCCTCCTCACCACCTACGCCCGACCCAGGGGGGGCCCCACCCGACAGCCCCCGGCGGGGACCAAGCGCCTCAACACCGACG gGGCTTACGCTGAGGCCGATGTCACCGGAGGCTCCGCCTATGCCCtcgctggccccgcccccgcgccctccccccccctccccgccttcCCCCGCGGCCGCCTGCGCTTCCGCCAGAAGCTGGGGGAGGGGCAGTTCGGAGAG GTGCTGCTGTGTGAGGTGCAGGAGCCGCAGGCGCTGCCCCCCCCCTCGCGCCCCCCCGCGCTGCCTCCGGGGCGGCCGCTGCTCGTGGCCGTCAAAGTGCTGCGCCCCAACGCCACCAAGAACGCCAG ACGGGATTTCCTGCAGGAGGCGCGGACGCTGGGGCGGCTGCGGGACCCCAACATCGTGCGGCTGCTGGGGGTGTGCGCGGGCGCGGGGCCCCTCTGCATCATCACCGAGTACATGGAGCACGGGGACCTCCACCAGTTCCTGGGGGGGCCCAGCGGAGACAACCTCAG CCTTCGGACGCTGCTGCACGTGGGCGCCCAGATCGCCTCGGGGATGCGTTTCTTGTCCGGGTTGAACTTCGTCCACCGCGACTTAGCGACGCGGAACTGCCTGGTGGGCGAGGGCTTCACCGTCAAGGTGGCCGACTTCGGCATGAGCCGCCACCTCTACGGTAGCCACTACTACCGGGTGCGCGGGCGAGCCCTGCTGCCCATCCGCTGGATGGCCTGGGAGTGCATCCTCATG GGCACCTTCACGCCCGCCAGCGACGCCTGGGCCTTCGGGGTGACGCTGTGGGAGGTGCTGACGCGGTGCCGCGAGCAGCCCTACGGCCGCCTCAGCGACGAGCAGGTCATCGCCAACGCCGGGCACCACTTCCGAGCCCAGGGACGCcag gAGTACCTGCCGTGCCCCCCGAGCTGCCCCCCCGCCCTCCACGAGGTGATGCTTCGGTGTTGGGCGCGCGACGCCGACGACCGACCGACCTTCGGCCTCCTGCACCGCCTGCTGCGCCACCAGGCCGGCCTCGCCTGA